From Paenibacillus sp. PvR098:
CCGTGCACGGCTTAATTATTCATCCGGAAACGGGACGCCTTGACATCATCTCTAACGGATATGAGTCCATTTCCTAAACGTCCCATGGTGGATGAGACGAAAATCATCGCAGAAGTGCTGATATGCTCTTATCGGCCTTCATTGCGATGATTTTTTTACTTAGCTTCTCCTTCATCATTCACCTTCTTCATCCGCTGCTTCAGCTTGAGCTGTTTCTGAAGCTCCCGCTCCGCTACAACGGCAGTGCGGTCACGCAAGGTATGCTTGTGAATCAGGAACGTATCGTTCATGTCGCTCGGCTGTCCCCATATTTTATTGGTGTAGGCGCAAGCCTGACCGCACAAAACGTTCAGTGTCTCGTCCTTCAGGGGAATGTCCAGATCCGAGTAGGTAAAGTTCACCGGATCCATGCATTCCTCCAAACGGGCCTGAAGAACATCTCGAAATTTATCCGCATCGATTCCAAGTCGCTCCAGACGTTCTTTGTCCAGCCGCTGTATAGCGCTTGTCAGCATTTTGACCGCTCCAGCTAGGTTGCCCCGTCTTTGATGGTAAAGCGAGACGGCCACCTGAATGAGGCCCACATACGCCTCGCTGTTCGGATCTTCCGGGTGCTCCTTCCAGAATTCTTCAAGCACTTCGTGACATTCGAAAAAATCCCGTTCGGCGTGAAAATGAATCAAGTAGTCCACATAAGCTTTAGGATAAGAATTCATCTGCATACATCCTTTGGTGGTCTTTTTATATATATTTAAACTATTTTACCATAGAACGCTTGCAGTTGAATGACATTATCCCCCTTCTCCCTCTCTGCCACCCACCCAAAACCTAACGGCACGGTCAATTGTGCGATCGACCAAAATAATCCAACAAACGCAAGTGATACATTCCGCTGTTCCTTGTTGCTATATTGAGTCGTAAGTAATTGATACAGAACATTGGAGTAACCGCCCGTAACGCCTAATCCCATGATAAGGATCATAAAAATCCACATATTTGAAATGAAAGGTGAAAGGATAATCCAAATTCCGGTGCCTGCCATGCCCATACATAATAAAAACTTTCTTCCCAATAAAGATTCGAGCTTTCCATAGGTAAATCCGATGATGATATACCCAACCGAAAGCAGGGCTGTTATCCCCCCAATGGTCGCCTCACTAAATCCTAATTCTTTAAAAAATACGGGATAAAAAGAGTAAATTAAAACAAACGGTACAGCAGCTGTGAAAGCGGATATTCCGGCAATATAAAAAGGCTTACACCTCATTACATGGAATAACGGAGAAAGATCCAATATGTTCATGTCCATATTTATGGTATACGGGCATAATAAAACTTAAACCAAAAATGCTTCCTCCAATAAATGAACATACGGCAAAAGAAGCCTGGTAACCAAAATACCCATCATGGTCTGTATAAATCCATAGAGCAATGTCGTGCCATAAATTAGAGCAAAGGCCCGTTGTTCATGCAACAAAACCACCCTCATTAATAGCTTGCTGAACCCGAGCGCCAGCATACTGACAGTACCCTGGCGCTCAAGGACTTCCTTGTCACATATGTAGGTTATCCCTCCTGACAGGAGCAATAAGCGGGTCGACGGTAAGGCTTTCCTTAGCTTTCACTACTTCATACCTTTCGGCTTCATCACCTGTCTTACATTCTTCATCAACCATTTGTTTCAGTTGTCTAGGAATGCTTACTATTAACAGTAATAACATGAGAGCAATGGGTGGAGCTGTGATAATCGCCCCTGTTTGAAGTGTGGACAACCCGCCAATATGCAAAAGAATCGCCGCAATCCCCCCAATGACCAAACCCCAAAACAGCCGTATCCACCGACTAGGTTCATCTGAACCTGTTACTACGATCGATGCAGATAACGCTACCGAATCAGCTGTTGTCACCAAGAACAAAACAATCGCGATGAGAAACGCAATAATAAATACATTACTTAACGGCAAATAATTCAATAACGAAAGGAGTGCTGACTCCATGCCGTTGGTTGCAAGAACTTTTGTAATCTCACCGCCTGATTTAATATCAAACCATATGCCGGTTCCCCCCAATATAGCAAACCAAAATATTAATGAGACCCCTGAAATGCTTAGTCCCGCAATCAAAATTTCTCTAATGGTTCTCCCCCTGGAAACTCGTGCAAAAAACAAACCTATTGCCGGTCCCCAGCCGATCCACCAAGCCCAATAAAAGGAGCTCCACCATGAAAGCCAACCGCTTTTTTCCACCGGATCTGTATACAAACTCATTTTCACAAAATCCTGCAAATACCCTCCAAAGCTGGATATCATAATATCGAGGATAAATTGAGAGGGGCCTAAAAGGAAAATTGCAGCGGCCAAAACGATTGCCAAATAAACGTTCCATCTGCTGAGCTTTGTAATTCCTTTGAAAACACCAGTTATACACGAAATGGTAAACGTAGCTACGATGACGAATAGGATAATAAATTTAGTTGCTGAGTTATCGGGAATACCATAAACTTCTTCAAGCATGTAACCAAGCTGTATGACAAGCAGTCCCACAGAGGCCATCACTCCGCCTACTACGGCAATCGTGCTAAAGATATCGATCGCTTTTCCCCAAAATCCCTTTACCCGTTTCTCTCCAATCAGGAAATAGAACGCTGAGCTCGGTTTAAACGGCAGCCCTTTGTGATATACGGCCACCATGGTTGCGATAACAAAAATGCCATAAATACACCATGCACTGAATCCCCAGTGTAAATAAGAATATTGCAACGCCACAACCGCTGCCTCTTGAGTGTTATTTTGTACGGTATCGGAATAAAGAGGAGGAACCGAACTGAAAAAAGTTAAGGGTTCGCCTGGACCGTAGAATACAGCCCCGGCAGCAATAGCTGAGCAAAATAAAATGGATATCCAGCTGAATGTAGACATCTCCGGTTTTTCTAATTTCCCGAGCCGGATAGAACCGAGTTTTGAGAAAATCAGATAAATACAGACCAATACATTCAAAAATACAATGACAGCAAACACAGAGCCCAACGTTGAAGTTACCCAGTTTAAAGAGCTGCTCAATATGGAGCTTACCAGATCAATGTTGATTAATGAGGCCATGATAAACAGAATAAAAAACACACCGCTAACGCCTAATACCCATCTGTCCAACTTTGGTTGACCCAATGAACTTTTTTGATCCGGCATCTTCCCATCTCCTTCTGAAGTACCTCTCACAGCTTCATTCCGTCAAAAAAGAATGTTTAACTTTTCTTTATCAAAGGTAAAACATCGACTCCAAAGCGTTCCAAATCCTCTTTAAAATTAATAAATTGCAATAATATGATGTCTATCCCCTGCTTTTGCAAATTCTGGAATTGATCCGCTATTTCTTCCGGTGTTCCTACAACCGCTTTCGAGCCGCCAAGAACCCATCCTTCAACATCCAAATCCGTTCTAAAAGAGCTTCCCATCCTTGCTCTTGCAACAGCTTCAACGGATTCACGATCATGTTGTTCAATCAATTGATTGTATCTCTCTTGTGCCTTGTTTCTGTCCTGATCCCAGACACATAGACAAGCAATCATTTTTTTAACTTTTCTACGATAACGTTCAGCTCTTTGTCCAATGTCCATTATGATTTCTTCAATTTGTTTGCTGGCGCCGTTAACAAAGAAAATGTCAGCATATTTAGCCGTTAATTCCCGAGCAGCCGGCGAATAGCCAGCTTGAACGATTTTAGGATATGCATCAGAAAGAGGCTTAGGTTCTAACCAGGCATTTTCGATTGAAAAATATTTCCCTCTATAAGAGAATTCCTTCTCCGTCCATAACCCGTTTAAAATTTCTATAAATTCCATAGAAACCTCGTAGCGCTCGTCGTGTTCGAGCCATGGCAATCCCACCATTTGATACTGCTCCTTCACATTACCGCTTACAATATTCACTCCCCATCGGCCCTGACCGATTTGGTTTAATGTTGCACCCATTTTAGCCATTATGTAAGGATTAATCCCAGAAGAATATACCGTGGAAAAAACTTGAATTTTTTTTGTGATGGCTAATAGTGAAGCGGCAAAAGGGATGGGATCCAGCACATACCCGGAAAATTCCGGTTTATTTTTAGCAAATGGCGCCCAGTTATTGATTGGCACCAAGTAATCCAAGCCTAACTCTTCTGCCTTTAAAGCAATTTCCTTATTATAATTCCATTCCCACGTGGTGCTCATCTCCATATTTGAGATAAAAGGCTTGCCGATGTTAGGCATAAATATACCTAGTTCTAATCTGTCCATCGTAGTGCTCCTTTCGATAATCAAAATTTGATTTGTATCATGATCCCAAGATTAAGCTAATGAACATGGAGTAAGAAGTAGGAAGTAAGAGATGTGTGTGATTTACATGGAGAGGTACTTCAAGAAAAATACTTTACAGAAGTACTGGCGAAGGAGTTACCAAAACCTCGTTACTTTGAATTCTATGTTACAATTCAATATACACAACTCACACTACTCAGTTCATTTTTGATAAACACCCCTTTTTATGTTAGTTATTATGACTTAAAATAATCATAATAGTCATTATTATATTATATTCACAATTTTGTCAATATTCATTATATTCAATCTTTATTTCCGCGCGAAACTTTTGAATTTGTAGGTTCTTTGAATCCATTCCTTCCGTTTTCCGCAAGATTCATAAATAAATTTTTGCAAACCAAAAATAAATATATTTTTAACAATTTCGTTTAAAATGTGAAACCAACGTCTACATTGATTCGTAGTAAGTATTGCAACTACTATATATTGATGGAGGATGTTCAGCATGTGGAAAAAATTATCTATGATTGTGTTGGCTAGTACGATCGCTTTCTCATTTACAGCGGTCACTCTGCCTGATCAGGCAGACGCTAAGAGGTCGTACAACTCTTCGAAGAAGAGCTTCAGCCCTAGCTCCGGATCGACTAATCAAACGCCCAACAATAACGTCAATAGAAATCAATCGACAACATCGAACAACCCTGCTAGCACTGCGGCTGCACAAAAGCCCGGATTTTTCAGCGGCGGTTTGATGAAAGGATTGATGATTGGCGGACTCGCAGGCATGCTGTTCGGCGGCTTGTTCGGCGGAATGGGCTTCCTCGGCGAAATGCTTGGAATGATGATCAACCTGCTTGCAGTCGCCGCGCTGGTTCTTGTCGTGTTCCGTCTCATCGCTTTCTTTCGGGACCGCAAAAAAGAAAAACTCAACGAAGAACCAAAGCGTTATTAATTCATAAAAACTCTGTTCAAAAGAGGGTAGCGCGAATATGAGACTTTCGGAGCAAGATATCATCAATGCGATTTGCTTGAATATCGCTGAACGCAAGCAGCTTCAACCCAACCAGGTTGAAGTGGAACTCATGTGGGATGAGGATTTGGGATTCTCTGCTGAAGTGCATGCGGAAGGACGCAGCCAAATTCTGATTGCCGCCAATATGCTGGAAGCGATCGAGCGTTATCTGCTGAAGGAGCATAACATGCGAGTGTTCCGCGAACAAATCCAGCTGAACCTGGAAGATGAAATCGTCGCAGACATCGTACAATAAAATGCCTCAGCCCTAACCCCCTGTCAACTTGACAGGGGGTTTTTCTATTTTTTTCACAGTCTATTAATCTATGATAAAATGACCTATTCATTTCCAGCGCAACTTCTCAACCTCTTATAACGTTTAATAGAGTAGACTCACTAGAAGAAAGAGGTTGATATATGTTGAAGCGCAAGACCCTGCTGTCATTGTCGGTCTTGACCCTATTCCTTTCATCCACGAGCTCTGTGATGGCCGCAGACAAGACTACGAAATATCGTGTCTATCAGGATGCTCGCATCATGCTGGAGACATCCGATTACAAGTCTGCAGAAAACTACGCCAAAAGCTACTCTCGATCCCATGTGGAGGAAATCGGCACGCGCCAATGGCTGTGGGACAATTATCCGCGTTATAAGGTATATCAACACGGTTACAGCTCTTCCGCTTGGGAATTTGCCTCACGAGACGCGGCCGTAAGGGAAGCGGCCAAATGGGGATCTTCCAATGTCCGCGATTTGCAATCGGGTGGTTGGATTTGGGATAACTATCCGAAGTATCGTGTTTTCCAAGGCGAAATCACGCTGGACTCTTGGAAATTTCAAACGCAAGCCGATGCCGTGGCTGAAGCAAGAAAATGGGCCAATTCCTACATTGTCGATTTGGACACGAACCGCTGGGTATGGGATAACGTAACGGAAAACAGAAAATCGGAGCTCCGCAATTCCGGAAAGAAGACATATCAAGTGTATCAAGGTACATTCACCGCAGATAACTGGAAATTTGCTTACCTTGGTGATGCGGTAAATGAATCGCTGAAATGGTCTAATTCTACTATTCGCAATACGGAAAACGGTAAAGTCGTCTATTCCAACGTGAAGCCTTACAAAGTATATCAATACGATCATTTTCTAAATTCGTTCCTTAGCTTGAATGATGCGATCAATTATGCCAAGCTTTACGATCATACGAAAATCACGAACGATAATGCCCCCGCCGTCGGCGGCAAACCCGGTACAATTTGGAATAACTATCCTTATTACCAAGTGCTGCAGAATGATAAACTTATTGCCGATTTCTCTACCATACCTGCCGCATTAAAGTATGCCACGGGCTTCGCAAACGCTTCGATCCGTACGTACGATGACGGAATTCGTATCTGGGATAATTTGCGCAAGCTGCAATTTTGGGGCTGGAACGGCAGCTCCAGCGATACGACGATTCGCTCTCATGTGAACAACACGTCGGGGCTGGATGTCGTTTCGCCAACCTATTTCCAACTCGCAGACAATACAGGCAATATCTCAGATACTTCTAACAAAGCCACTGTAGATTGGCTTAAAAAGCAAGGGTATTCGGTTCATCCTCTCGTCGCGAACCAGTTCGATACGGCTCTGACGACACAATTTTTGGCCAAACCCGAGGCTCGTACCAAGTTTATCAATGACTTGGTTAACAAAGCGGTAGCGCTTGGAGTAGATGGGCTTAATATCGACTTTGAGAGCCTGGCAGGGTCAGATAGAGACCGTTTCACCGCATTTATGCGGGAGCTGACGCAAACCGCACATGCTAAAAAGCTCATCATCTCGGTCGACCTGCCGCGCGGCAGTCTCAGCTGGAATGATAAAACGGCATTCGATCATGAGAAGCTCGCAGGCATAGTCGACTACATCATCACGATGACCTACGATCATCACTGGAAGGGCAGTACCGAGCCAGGCTCGGTCGCCGGGCTTTCGTGGGTGGAGCAAGGCGTGAAGGAATTTTTGTCCTACGGTATTCCAAGGGACAAGCTGATTATGGGTATTCCCTTCTACGTTCGGGAATGGAAAGTGGATTCCACCGGCAAGCTGGACAGCAATCGGGCGCTGCTCATGAGGGACCTGCCCAAGCTGATTGCCGAGAAGAAGGCGTCGATGACCTGGGACAGCCGCTTTAATCAATACAAGGTGGAGTACAAGCAGGACGGATTCACTAATGTATTTTGGTTGGAGAATGAAGAATCGATCAAGGCACGTATCGCGATCGCCAAGAAATACGACTTGGGCGGCGTGGCCGCATGGCGGCTGGGATACGAGTCGCAAGACCTCTGGAATGTCATGATTCGAGAGAAGTAAACTTATACAAAACGGACAATCGTTCCCCGCGGGAATGATTGTCCGTTTTTTTGATCGTTATGAATAGGATGGATTGGATATTTAATAATACCGGTACGGACTCATGGTATAGCCGGAACCCGATGGTTTTCGCTCGCCGACCAACAGACAGGCAACCGCGATGCAAAACAGACCAGCCAAATATCCGGCCGCAATATCAGTGACGTAATGAACCCCGAAATACAGCCGGCTGTATCCGATGCCCAGAATCACTAGCACCCCGATGAGCATGACACACCATTGGCCCATTCGAGATCTGATGCTGGAAGCTAATATATACGCAAGCATGCCGTACAATACCATCCCGATCATCGCGTTACCGCTTGGAAAGCTGAGACCTGATGCGTCAAGCCAGCCTTCGTGCTGTGGTCGCTCTCTACCGACCCATGATTTGACCACAATATTAAGCAAGTATGCTGCAGCCACAGTCCCCAACAGAGCCACCGCTTCTTTTCTGCGCCGCAAAGACCATACCAGCACGGAACCCCCAATGGTAATAGCGCCGAAGGCTGCAGTTGAGCCTAGAAGATTGACCGCACTAAGCCATATCGACGGTCCGGATAAAGCATCCGCTGTAATATGCGCTTGGCCCCATTCATCCCAAACGGTTACACCTTTTTGCATAACCGACACCATAATAAAGGCAAATCCAATAGCGCAAACCAATGCAAGCGCCATTGCCCATCTTTTTTTCCTAATCAAGCCTATGACCTCTCCTTTGGTTTAGAATCCGTTATCTCTATGAAATCGTACCGGAATATACCAAGTTCGGTCAACCCCTTGTTTGAGAATTTCTTACATATCTAGGCTAAAAATGATTTAGGCCGAGGAATTAAGCTTCCTCGGCCTTGCTCAGAAACCTTATGAATTTAACAGCTCCCGCAGCTCTTCCAGATCGCTGACCGGAGATTGACATGCGTAGTTTTCGCATACATAGACCGTTGCCCGTCCGCCTAGAGGCAGCTTATCCTGCACAAGCGGAATCAACCGGCCGACTGCTTTAGCATCGGCTGGATCGGATGCGCGCAGGATTGTCAGCGCGTTCGGGTGGAACGACTGCCGCACCTCTCGGATCATCTCCTTCGTGTCGTCCTTTTCAGGATCTCCGGCAATGACGATTTCCGCGGGTGCTCCATACGCAAAGTCGACCGCCAAGAGGAATAACGCATGGCCGGAAGGATATCGCTCCACCGATCCGGCAAACGCCTTCAGCTGCTCCTCTGCTTTTTGCGACAAGGCAGCGTTGTAGGTGTATCGCGACAGCTTCTGCAGATTGAGCGCCGCGGCCGAATTTCCCGATGGCATAGCGCCGTCATAGATTTCCTTCGGACGTGTAAAGAGCTGTTCTCCGTCTTCTCCGTAGAAGAACAAGCCGCCCTTGGCTTCATCCCAGAACAACCGCAGCATCTCTTCGTTCAGCTCTATCGCCTGACGGAGAAAATCAAGCTCAAACGTCGCTTCATAGAGCTCAATTAGCCCCCAAACCAGGAAGGCGTAATCGTCGGCATAGCCGAGATAAGCCGACTCTCCGTCACGGTAGCGAGCTAAGAGTCTTCCATCCTCTCGGCGAAGCTTCGTGAGTATGAAAGCAGCGGCCTTTCTTGCTGCATCGGCATACTCCGGCTTGTTCAGCGCCTTCGCCGCTTTGGCCAAAGCCATGATCATCAAACCGTTCCATGAGGTCAGAATCTTGTCGTCTTTATGCGGATGTATGCGTTGCTCACGGTGGGCAAACAGCTTTTGACGGGATGTCTCCAGCCGCTCTTTCAGCTCTGATTCGTCTAACTGCTTCAGCCGAGCCATCGTTTCTATCGTACCGTCAATCAGATTCGGGATGCTGTGTCCCTCGAAATTACCCTCTTCGGTAATATCATAGACTTCACAATACAGCTCCCCCTCTTCCTCTCCGAGCACCTGCTTCACTTCTTGGGGGGACCAGACATAGAATTTGCCTTCCTCCCCTTCCGAATCCGCATCCTCCGCCGAGTAGAACCCGCCCTGCGGATCGGTCATATCCCTGAGCACATAGGCAATGATCTGCTCCGCCACTTCCGCATAGCGCCGTTTACCCATTGCCTGGTATGCTTCCACATACGTCATCGTCAGCAAAGCGTTATCATACAGCATCTTCTCAAAATGGGGCACCAGCCACTTCTCGTCCGTGGAATACCGCGCAAACCCGAATCCAACATGATCGTACATGCCGCCGCGGTACATCGCATCAAGCGTTTTCTCCGCCATATGCAATGCCTTCTCTCTGCCCGTCCGTTTCCAATACCTCAGCAAAAATGATAGATTATGGCTCGTAGGGAACTTCGGAGCATCACCAAACCCGCCGTAGCTTGAATCAAACATGCGTTCATACATCTCGAACGCGCGATCCAGAAGCTCCGCCGATAAATCCCCCTCCAGATTGGCGATCAACCGTTTCTGCGTCTCCTCCACAACCTGCTCGCCGATCTCGAGAACCTTGTCCTGGTCTTCCTTCCACTTGCCCCCAATTTGCGGCAAAATGTCCATCAACCCGTGACGCCCGTATCTGCGAGCCTTAGGGAAATACGTACCTGCAAAAAACGGCTTCTTCTCCGGAGTCATGATGATCGTAAGCGGCCATCCCCCCTGTCCGGTCATCGCTTGACATACGGACATGTACAGATGATCGACATCCGGGCGCTCTTCCCGGTCTACCTTGATCGAAATATAGTCGCGGTTCAACAGCTCCGCCACTTCTTTATCTTCGAACGATTCTCTTTCCATAACGTGACACCAATGACATGTACGTGTAGGTAACCAACGTTAGCTATACCCAATAGATAAGAAAATAGGCTTATTATCGCGCTTTGCAATTTCAAAAGCCTCTTCAGACCAAGGAAACCAGTCAACAGGGTTGTATTGATGTTGCAATAAGTACGGTGACTTTTCCTTGGCTAATCTATTGGGTTTATTGTTCGTTGTCATGGGGCACCACCTCTTTCCGTTGTTGGATTTGGTTAATTTAAACTTATGGTTATTATACCTAGATGGGTGGAAATATCCAATGAGGAGCGAAAAAGGTAACTCTTCATTGCTACCTAGTAATTAAATCTCTATAGTTGTTTGTTAGAAAATAGCAATGAAGTATTCTGAAGTTTTCATTCTGAAACTTACATAATGCTATTTACATTTGGTGCATTGTAATATGAACTGCGTCATCGAGAAAGGCTGACTTGGTCAAGCTTATCGAGCAATGTGATCCGGGTAGTTACGCTCAGTCAATGATATCCAGTCAGCTACGTCGTTTAACATCTGCTGAACTTCTTCATGAGTCAATCCTTCATCCTCAGCCCTATTCCATATATCTTCCATCAATGAACTCAAATTTCGAGGGTAAGATACGCTGTCGTGCCGTAGAACTACTCCAAGTATCGGTTCTGCATCACGTCCACCCTGTTCACTGTAAGACAAATGCGAAACATGCCAGCCTTGTTCGTTTCTAACCAGTTCCGAAAAATCACGTTCGTAGCGGGAAATAGAAAAGTAGCTGCGAAGCTCTGCTGCTTTTTCTTCGATTTTCTTACGCAAAACTTCTTGCTCACTAGTCAACGGTACTTTCATATTCTTTCCTCCCTTACTTTATTATCACCAAACATCCTTACTGTACCTTATGTCTACAGTTTCTTTTTCCCGGAAATATGGCTCATATTCTGATTCTCCAGTTTCTAAGGAATACATAATTACCTTATTCTCGTGACTATAAAGACGGAGGGCACCTTGTAACGAACAGGTAAACTCTTTTCCATTTCCATCGACATAAGTGAACTTTAACACATCAATTTGAACGTTAAAGTCTTCTGAGTTACTTATTCTAACTCGCACTTGAAGTTTAGAGCGATCAATTGGATCAATTCGAACTCCTTCGACAGAGCCTTTCACTGTACTTTTATTTCTTTTTTCGTCTTCAGCAGTCTGATTGATTAACCTTATAAAAACAAGCCGAAGCGCATGACCAATTCGCGCTTGGGCTTGTTTTATTTCAAGTTGGTTTGGTTTGGATTAATTCACGTTCCGACTTTTTCAGGGTACTTCAGTGAATTTTCAAAGGAATAGAAGTATATGGACCGAAGCAAGTTCAGCTTATCAACTTAACTGTACCTTCGGAAATTGCCGGAGTCATTTGGCTGTTCGTCACCCCGAATTTCCCCGGCTTAACGATATCATCAATCATAAGCCGCATCTCGTTCGTTTTAGTTTCCTGCTCTTGCAGCTCTGCTTGATCGGTGACCGTAGCTTCTTTCGTAACGTCTTGTTGCTGATGGGCGCTTTCATCTCTTTCAAGGATAGTTTCGTGCTGCTCTGCAGGTATCGGCGTCCCTTGTTGTTCCTCAGCCTCCGTTATCGTTTCTGTTGAATCCGTTTGAAGCTCTTCTTCCAATATTTCCATTGCTCTCCTTGGTGAACTTCAAGATGTCCCGCCTCATCAGTGTTTTGAACCTCCCCTTTCTACTGCCGAACGTTTGTTTGCTCCTCTTCATTTTGAACCTGATCTGTCACCGGCTGTTCCCCTTCCATTTTACCCTAATTACCTCTATAGCCATTTCTGTTTGAAGCTCCGGCGGATATTTTCCTGTTAATTCCAGTTGTTTCGCCAGGAACGAACGATGAGTGGGTACCTGCTGCCCCAGACTTCCTCGAAGCGTTCGAGTTCTACCAAAGCAGCTTCCTCTGTGACCGCTTTGTAAATCGGTTTCAAATTCAGCTTCTCTTTATCGTTGGCATAGGTATCTCTCAAAGGTTTGAAATACTTCGTGGTTGCGACAGCCGTACATTTTGGACTTTACCCGATAAAATGTTCTTCATATATTCGAAAAGCTCTTTGTCGCCGCTCGCTTCGGACTCATATTCTTTATCTTAAATTGTATATGTCTAATGTGCTCTCTCCTGCACGAATTCTATTTAATAACTCTGCTTCATCATCTTCTCTTTTTTTAGCTTCTATCAGCACCTCTTTAATTCGCTCTTTGGGCAGAACAACTACTCCGTCTTGGTCGCCATATACAAGATCTCCCGGAGATATGTTTACTTCACCAATCCGAATGGGTTGGTTAATATGGCCATAAGCCTTTTTATCCTTGCCTGTACCTTGT
This genomic window contains:
- a CDS encoding LLM class flavin-dependent oxidoreductase, giving the protein MDRLELGIFMPNIGKPFISNMEMSTTWEWNYNKEIALKAEELGLDYLVPINNWAPFAKNKPEFSGYVLDPIPFAASLLAITKKIQVFSTVYSSGINPYIMAKMGATLNQIGQGRWGVNIVSGNVKEQYQMVGLPWLEHDERYEVSMEFIEILNGLWTEKEFSYRGKYFSIENAWLEPKPLSDAYPKIVQAGYSPAARELTAKYADIFFVNGASKQIEEIIMDIGQRAERYRRKVKKMIACLCVWDQDRNKAQERYNQLIEQHDRESVEAVARARMGSSFRTDLDVEGWVLGGSKAVVGTPEEIADQFQNLQKQGIDIILLQFINFKEDLERFGVDVLPLIKKS
- a CDS encoding DUF255 domain-containing protein, yielding MTTNNKPNRLAKEKSPYLLQHQYNPVDWFPWSEEAFEIAKRDNKPIFLSIGYS
- a CDS encoding MFS transporter, translated to MDLSPLFHVMRCKPFYIAGISAFTAAVPFVLIYSFYPVFFKELGFSEATIGGITALLSVGYIIIGFTYGKLESLLGRKFLLCMGMAGTGIWIILSPFISNMWIFMILIMGLGVTGGYSNVLYQLLTTQYSNKEQRNVSLAFVGLFWSIAQLTVPLGFGWVAEREKGDNVIQLQAFYGKIV
- a CDS encoding glycosyl hydrolase family 18 protein translates to MLKRKTLLSLSVLTLFLSSTSSVMAADKTTKYRVYQDARIMLETSDYKSAENYAKSYSRSHVEEIGTRQWLWDNYPRYKVYQHGYSSSAWEFASRDAAVREAAKWGSSNVRDLQSGGWIWDNYPKYRVFQGEITLDSWKFQTQADAVAEARKWANSYIVDLDTNRWVWDNVTENRKSELRNSGKKTYQVYQGTFTADNWKFAYLGDAVNESLKWSNSTIRNTENGKVVYSNVKPYKVYQYDHFLNSFLSLNDAINYAKLYDHTKITNDNAPAVGGKPGTIWNNYPYYQVLQNDKLIADFSTIPAALKYATGFANASIRTYDDGIRIWDNLRKLQFWGWNGSSSDTTIRSHVNNTSGLDVVSPTYFQLADNTGNISDTSNKATVDWLKKQGYSVHPLVANQFDTALTTQFLAKPEARTKFINDLVNKAVALGVDGLNIDFESLAGSDRDRFTAFMRELTQTAHAKKLIISVDLPRGSLSWNDKTAFDHEKLAGIVDYIITMTYDHHWKGSTEPGSVAGLSWVEQGVKEFLSYGIPRDKLIMGIPFYVREWKVDSTGKLDSNRALLMRDLPKLIAEKKASMTWDSRFNQYKVEYKQDGFTNVFWLENEESIKARIAIAKKYDLGGVAAWRLGYESQDLWNVMIREK
- a CDS encoding DUF309 domain-containing protein encodes the protein MNSYPKAYVDYLIHFHAERDFFECHEVLEEFWKEHPEDPNSEAYVGLIQVAVSLYHQRRGNLAGAVKMLTSAIQRLDKERLERLGIDADKFRDVLQARLEECMDPVNFTYSDLDIPLKDETLNVLCGQACAYTNKIWGQPSDMNDTFLIHKHTLRDRTAVVAERELQKQLKLKQRMKKVNDEGEAK
- a CDS encoding YxcD family protein is translated as MRLSEQDIINAICLNIAERKQLQPNQVEVELMWDEDLGFSAEVHAEGRSQILIAANMLEAIERYLLKEHNMRVFREQIQLNLEDEIVADIVQ
- a CDS encoding phosphatase PAP2 family protein gives rise to the protein MIRKKRWAMALALVCAIGFAFIMVSVMQKGVTVWDEWGQAHITADALSGPSIWLSAVNLLGSTAAFGAITIGGSVLVWSLRRRKEAVALLGTVAAAYLLNIVVKSWVGRERPQHEGWLDASGLSFPSGNAMIGMVLYGMLAYILASSIRSRMGQWCVMLIGVLVILGIGYSRLYFGVHYVTDIAAGYLAGLFCIAVACLLVGERKPSGSGYTMSPYRYY
- a CDS encoding BCCT family transporter — protein: MPDQKSSLGQPKLDRWVLGVSGVFFILFIMASLINIDLVSSILSSSLNWVTSTLGSVFAVIVFLNVLVCIYLIFSKLGSIRLGKLEKPEMSTFSWISILFCSAIAAGAVFYGPGEPLTFFSSVPPLYSDTVQNNTQEAAVVALQYSYLHWGFSAWCIYGIFVIATMVAVYHKGLPFKPSSAFYFLIGEKRVKGFWGKAIDIFSTIAVVGGVMASVGLLVIQLGYMLEEVYGIPDNSATKFIILFVIVATFTISCITGVFKGITKLSRWNVYLAIVLAAAIFLLGPSQFILDIMISSFGGYLQDFVKMSLYTDPVEKSGWLSWWSSFYWAWWIGWGPAIGLFFARVSRGRTIREILIAGLSISGVSLIFWFAILGGTGIWFDIKSGGEITKVLATNGMESALLSLLNYLPLSNVFIIAFLIAIVLFLVTTADSVALSASIVVTGSDEPSRWIRLFWGLVIGGIAAILLHIGGLSTLQTGAIITAPPIALMLLLLIVSIPRQLKQMVDEECKTGDEAERYEVVKAKESLTVDPLIAPVRRDNLHM